The Sorangiineae bacterium MSr11954 DNA segment ATGAGGACCGTTCCCTGCGGCTGCCACGGCTTCTCCGGCGCGGGCGTCTCCGCCCGCACCAAGCGCCGCACCCACGCGTTCTCCCCGCGCAGCGCGATCTCGCGCTCCGCCTCGTCACCATGCTCGCTGGCGAGCACGCGGGCGAGGGCCGAGGCGCTCGCCGGATCCAGGTTGGCGTCGCCCGCGGGAAGGTCGATGAGGCCACCCCAGCGGGTCGGCTGCTCCAGCCCGACGATGCGTCCGAGGCCCCACACCATCGCTTGCGTGGGGCTCTGCAGCGCGTCCGCATCGGAGATGGACACCGCGCCTTGCGTCACGCACCAGAGCGGGATCTGCGTGTTCAGATCGTGAAGCGCCTGCGTCGCGGCCACCGTGAGGGCGACACCCGTGGCCAGCGCGCGGTGCTCGCCGTGCGGCGCCTCGTCGAGCGCGAGCAGCGACAGCACCCCGCGCACGCCCTCCGCGGCCAGCTCCTGCTCCAAGCGCGCGCGCAGCGTCTCGCGGTGCGCGTCGCTGCCTTGCAGCTCCATGCGGATGACCGAGGCGCCCGAGCCCTCGAGCCCGCGCAGCACCGTCGCCACGCGCGCGTCGTTGCTCCGCGAGGCCGGCACGAGCGCGAGCCATGTGCCACCGGTGCGCGGCGGCGCCGAGGGCTGGAACGGGTTCCACGTGACCCGGTAGTGCCACTTGGCCACCGGGTTGGTGGCCGGCGCGGCGCCGCCCTCGGGCGCGAGGCGCGGGGCCTCGAGCCAAAAGCGCTGCCGCTGGAAGGCGTATGTCGGCAGATCGATCCGCTGCGGGCCGCGGCCGGTGAAGGCCGCCTGCCAGTTGACGTCGACGCCGCGAACGTACAGCTCGGCGAGCGCCGTCATCAAGGTCTCCACCTCCGGGCGCTTGGCGCGCAGCGACGGCACCAGGACCGCGCGCTCGCTGTGCTCCTCGCTCAGGCAGCCCTGGCCCATGGCCGTGAGGATGGCGTCGGGGCCGAGCTCCAGGAACGCCGTCACGCCCTTGTCTTGGAGGGTGCGCATCCCGTCGAAGAACCGCACCGCCTGGCGCACGTGCCGCACCCAGTACTCGGCCGATCCGAGCTCCTGGGCGGTGGCGAGCTCCCCGGTCACGTTCGAGACGATGGGGATGGCCGGGGGCGCGAACGCCACCGACTCGGCCACCCGCCGGAACGTGTCGAGCATGCTGTCCATGTGCGGCGAGTGGAACGCGTGGCTGACCCGCAGGCGCTTGATTTTGCGGCCCTTCGCCTCCCACGCGCGGGCGACCTCCATGACCGCCTCTTCGTCCCCCGCGATCACGGTCGACAGCGGGCCGTTCACGGTGGCGATGTCGACCATGCCGCCCTCGGGCAAGGTCGCACGAACCTCGTCCTCGCGCCCCTGCACGGCGACCATGGCGCCGCCCGGGCGGCACGCTTGCATCAACCGGCCGCGCGCGGCGACCAGGGCGCACGCGTCCTCGAGCGCGATCACGCCGGCCACGTGCGCGGCCGTGAGCTCGCCAATCGAGTGCCCGATGAGGAAGTGGGGCGTGATTCCCCACGCTTCCATCAGCCGGAACAGCGACACCTCGACGGCGAACAGGGCGGTCTGCGTGTAGACGGTCTGGTCCAAGAGCTGCGCGTCGGGCGAGCTCTCGTCGGCGAAGATCACCTCTCGCAGCGAGCGCCCGAGGTGGCCATCGAGCTGCGCGCACACGGTGTCGAACGCATCGGCGAAGGGCGGAAACGCCTCGTAGAGCGCGCGGCCCATGCCCAGGCGCTGGCTTCCCTGGCCGGTGAATAGGAAGGCGAGCTTGCCGCCCGGCTGCACCACACCTTGGAAGATCCCCGGCGCGCTCTGCTCGTTCGCGATGGCCGTGAGGCCCCGAAGAACCCCTTCGCGCCCTTCGGCCAGCACCACCGCGCGGTGCTTGAAGTGCGTGCGCGCGGCCAGCGAGTAGCCCACGTCGATGGGCTCCCAGTCGGCCGCCTCCCAGCGCAGTCCGAGCTGCGCGGCTTGCGCGCGAAGCGCCGGGGCGCCTTTGCCCGAGATGGGAAACGGCAGGAGCGACACGGTCCACGGCTCACAATTCGCGACGCCGGACGCCGGCGGCGCACTCTCGGGATCGTCCGTCTCGAGCACACCCACGGCGGCGCCGGGGGCCTCCTCGAGGATCACATGGCCGTTGGTGCCGCTGACCCCGAAGGCCGACACGCCGCACCGGCGCGGATGGCCCGCGCGCAGCCACGGCTTGGCCTCGGTCAACAAGGACACGGCGCCGGCCGACCAATCGATGTGCGGCGAAGGCTCCGATACGTGCAAGGTCTTGGGGAGCACCCCGTGGTGCATCGCCATCACCATCTTGATGACGCTGCCCACCGCGGCCGCCGCCTGGGTATGGCCGATGTTCGATTTGAGCGAGCCCAGCGCCAGCGGCTTACCGTCCGGACGCCCTTGCCCGTAGGTAGCGAGCAGCGCCTGCGCCTCGATCGGATCGCCCAAGGTGGTTCCGGTGCCGTGCGCATCGACGGCATCGACCTCCGCCGCCGTCAGCCCCGCGTTGGACAGCGCCTGGCGGATGACCCGCTTCTGCGCCGGCCCGTTGGGGGCGGTGAGGCCATTGCTCGCACCATCTTGATTGAGCGCCGTGCCGCGAACGAGCGCCAGCACCTGGTGCCCATTGCGCCGGGCATCCGACAGGCGCTCCAGAACGAGCATGCCGGCGCCTTCGCCCCAGCCCGTGCCATCGGCGTCCTTCGAGAACGACTTGCATCGTCCATCGGCCGACAGGCCGCGCTTGACGCTGAACTCCAGGAACACGCCCGGCGTGGCCATCACCGTGGCCCCGCCCGTCAACGCCAGCGAGCACTCGCCGTTGCGCAGGGCCTGGCACGCCAGGTGGAGCGACACCAAGGACGAGGAGCACGCCGTATCGACGGTGAGCGCGGGGCCCTCGAGACCCAGAGTGTACGCAACGCGCCCCGACGCGGCGCTGGTCAGGCTCCCCATGAGGAGGTGCCCATTGAAGTCTTTCGGCGGCTCGTGCCAATTCGGACCGTAGTCCTGGTACGCGATGCCGACGAACACCCCCGTCCGGCTGCCACGAAGCGACACGGGGTCGATGCCCGCGCGCTCCAGCGCCTCCCACGAGGTTTCGAGCAGCACGCGCTGCTGCGGATCGAGCGCGGCCGCCTCGCGCGGGCTGATACCAAAGAACGCCGGATCGAACTGATCGACGTCGTGAATGAATCCGCCCTCGCGCGTGTACGTCTTACCGAGCTGGCCCGGCTCCGGATCGTACACGCCGTCGACGTCCCACCCGCGATTTTCGGGCATCGTCGAAATGGCATCCCGACCGGCCGAGACGAGCTCCCAGAGCTGCTCGGGCGAGGTAATTCCACCGGGATAACGACAACCCATGCCAACGATGGCAATCGGATCGTCGTGCATGCCCGATTTTTCCGGCTCGGGGACGTCGGCCGCCGTGTGCTCTCCCAGGAGCTCGGCCACCAGATAGTCGACCAGCGCGCCGGGCGTGGGGTAATCGAAAAACGAAGTAGCCGGCAAGCGGAGCCCGGTAGCCTCGGACAACCGATCGCGCAGTTGGTTGGCGTACTTTTGATAAATTCCCAACTGCCGCCAAGGGGCATCGGCCTCGATGATCTGCGGATTGCCGCGGCCGGTGATCCCGGCGACATGGCCTGCGACCAGCCCCAACAAGATGCTGGTCCGCTCCGAGCCGGAGACGCCAACCAATCGCCTTCGCAGCCCGCCCGGCCAGCCGCGCTCGCGGCCCTCGCCGATTTCCCGAGCCGTACGGAGGCCCGAGACGGGTGTTAAGTCCGCTGCACCGATATTTTCGGACGGGTCGATCCTCCGCGGGATGACGGACTCAGACGACTTTGCCATATGAAACTCCTTGCTGGGAAAAATCTGCAGGAGACGGATTGTTGTTTGTAATTCACCGTGATCGAATTAATTCCAGATAAAGATCACGGCTGCGTCACTGCCTCGACCTGCCAAAACGCCGCAGATTCGGCGAAAGCGAAAACGGAAACCGCTAGGAAAACCTTCCCCGGAGTGACCAGGAACGGGAGCTCGAGGATCGAGCTCCTACACGCGCACGAACTGACGGTTTGATCTTCGTTATTTGCAGTACGCACGAGCGCTCATCGCGAGACCCGGCATTTGCCGATGTCTGCGACACATTTGTGTGATTGGGACGAATCGAATCGAGTTGAGGTCTCCCGGGTGTCGTCGGCATACCTGCATCACGACCGCGCGCGGGGTGGTAGTGGTGACCACCGCAAAACGCGCCCGACGCCGCACCAAACCAGCGCTGCATCGGCCAAACGGGAAACCCTCGCTCGCCCTTCCCAATCGCAGGTGCTCGCAATCGGAATGGGAGGCGACTACTAGGCAATTAACATCCCCAGCTCTCGACCGCAAGCGTCATTTGCGTAAAAGATTTTGCAGATCAATGTCTTAGTGAAATTCCAATCTGCCTACCGTTTGGCCAACGCATCGCCCCTTGTCTTACCCTCGATGTCCATCACTCATGGCCCCCGCCATGTGCGCGGCGTTCCTCTCCATGTGAACAAATCCCATGAATCCGAATGGGAATAACGAATATTCACAATAAGACCAAATACGAATTAGTCTTCATGTTACCGGTAAAGAGATACAAACCGGTGATGGTTTTGAAGGGCGTTCGCTAAAATGAGCGGAAAAAGCCAGGGTGAGAAGGGGAGGGGCTCAGATGGGATCGCAGGATTCAAGCGATCGTATGATTTGTTCGAAATGAGCGAAAGTCGCATGCGTGGCACGCGCGGGCGAATCATCGATGAACGGCGTGCGCCAGTGGCTGGCGTGAATCTGCAATGTGCGGTTGTTTGATGTGCACGGTCGTCTGCGATGTGGAGGGGTTTGCGGTGCCCCGCCATTGGCGATGTGCCCTTGCGAGGACGGTTGTCCGCGATGCGCCCGCGAGGACGGTCGTCTGCGATGCACCTGCGAGGACAGGTCGTCGGAATGCGCCTGCGTGGCGTGAGTCGAACGCTGCGCCGTCTTCGGCGATGTGAAGGCGTCGGCGATGGGCCTGCCGTGGGCGGTCGTCTGCGACGTTTCTGCGACGCGAAGGTGTCGTGTTGTGCCTGCGATCACCTTCGTCACCGGGCGCGACGGGGAGCACGGAGCCCGCACCCGCGATGCACGCCACGGATAGGGCGCCGCGCGCGCAGATCGCCAAGCCTCGCCACGTACGAAGGCAGACGCCTCCCAGCAGAGCACGTCCACACGTTACGCGGAGGCGGACGGCACCCTCAGAGCACGCCCACACTCATGGAGGCGGGTAGCACCCTCAGAGCACGTCCACACTTTGCGCGAAGGCAGACGCCTCCCCGAGCACGTCCACACTTTGCGAAGGCAGACGCCTCCCCGAGCACGCCCACACGTTACGCGGAGGCAGACGGCACCCTCGGAGCACGCCCACACGTTACGCGGAGGCGGACGGCATCCTCAGACCACGTCCACACGTCTCCGCGCAGCCCGCGACGGCGTTTGGCGCGCAGGGGCCAAACGCTCTTTGCGGATACTTTGAAAAATTCGCCGCGAGGGCAAACCGACTCTCGGCCCACCGCCCGCGCCCGGCGCAGCCCCGAAGGGGCGCCATTTCGGCGCAAGCGAGCCGCCTCGCCGCTTCCTCGGGGGTCGCGGCGGTGCATCCCTGGTGGCGCGCTGCTGCAGAATTGCAGCCGACGGCCAACCTTCGACGAACTAAGCTAGCTTGGCGTTGTGCTGCTTCGCGAACTCGGACAGACCGATCTTGTCGATCGTGCGGAGATCGCGCGTGGTGACGTTCAACGTCACGAATTTGTTGAGCTCGGGTACCCAGAGCCGGCGCGTCTGGATGTTCAGATTCTGCCAGCGCTTGGTCTTGATGTTCGAGTGCGAGACGTTTTGCGCCTTGAGCTTGCGCTTGCCTGTAATGTCACTTTTAGCCATGGCGAGGGGCGCAACCTGGCGAAAAAAACGCCTCGTGTCAAGAGCTGCCGAGCTTTCCGGCGCTATTCGGAGGTCATCGAGGTGAGCGGAGGGCGATCTTCGGCCCCAGGACCCACGATCCGGTGCACATCGACCTTCCGCGCTTCCCTGGCGAACGCGACCGCGAGCAGCTGAAAAATCGCAAACGCCATCAGCGCGGCCGATACGAACTCGCCCACCGCCCCCACCACGAAGCCCCACGGCCCGTACAGCTGGCTGTTGCTGCCCAAGGTCTGCAGCCCCAAGCGGACCGCATGCCCGAAAATCACGAGCAAGGCCCACGCGGTGCACGCCCCCGTGGTCTCCTCGCCCATGAAGCCGCAAAAGGCCGTCAGGGCGGTCAGCAGGGTGGCGCCGTGGATGATGCGCAGCACGGTCTCCCCCTCGGCGGCCGCGTCCAAACCAAGGCCCACCATGGCCGGCGCCGACAGCAAAATCGTGAGCGCCAGGATGATGCGCGCAGCCCGAAAGGCGCGGTAGCGGGCCCGAAAGAAGAGCGCGCCCGGCAGCAAGGTCACCATCACCAGGCCGGCCGCCGCCCAGAAATGACCCTGGAAGCCCAGCGCGGCCAGCGGCCCCTCCCCGAGCGCGCCAAGGGCCAGCGGGACCAAGCCCGCGATGACCGCAAGCGACGCGCGCGCGGCATACGGCGCGGGAAGGAGCGCGGCCAGCAGGGCCACCACCGCGGTCGCGAGCGAGCCGTTGAAGACGTTGCGCGAGTGCGGTCCAAACCCCAGGCGCGATGCCACGGCGACCGCCGCAAAGGCGAGCGCAAAGCCCACCAACCAAATGCGCACCGCGCGCTGGGCCGGGGCGATGGGGGCCACCTCTTCGCGCAGGATGTCGGACGCCAGCACCGGCGGCTTGATGGGGGCCGGCGGCACGATCGTGATGGGGCGTACGTCGGGCGGGAGGGAGGACGTCGACATCGGCGGCGGCGGAGGCGTGAGGGGCGGCACCGAGTCCATCAGCCTTCGCCCCTAGCGTAGCGCCGTTCGGACGAGCTTTGCCACCAAGCTTCGACACCAATTTCGCACGGCGTCGAAGCCCACCCCGCGCGCGAGCGACCGTTCGTCCATGTAAAGACGTCGCGCCAGCTCGACCTGCACGGCATGGAGCCCTTTGTGAGGCTGACCATAGTGCCTCGCGGAAAAGCCACCGCGGTAGGGATCGTCGTGGCGCACGGTGTAGCCATATGCGCGGGCGTGTGCATCCACGCATTCGATGAAGACGGAGGCGGACGTGGTTCGACCTTGCGTTCCGGGTACAATGTCGGCTCTTGGCGCACCGGGTTCTCCGTTCAGCGTTCGCGCGCTGCTCGGCATCGAGTGCGCGGCGAGCAAAACCGCGTATCCGAACCGCTCGCGTTTGCGCTCCAGCACCGACCAAAGCGTGCGGTGGTAAGGGCGATGGATGCGATCGATGCGCTCGTCGAGCTCCGCGAGCGAGAGGGGGCGCGCGAGGGCCGGCTGCCCATCCGTGGTGAGGCGCCATACGAGCCCGCGCGGCATGCGCGCCGAGCCATGGTTCGTGCCCCCACGAAACGAGGCCGGCGCCGCGACGGCCTCGCGATCCCAATCTTCTTCGCCGCGATTCAAATCGAGCACGTAGCGCGACGTGTGCGCGACCAGCAAGGTGGCCCCTTCGCTCGGCGCGTCGGCATAGAGCTCGTCGACATAGAGATCCGCGTCTTGGGCGATGGAGCGCGCGGGCGCGGTGAGATTGGCGAGGTAGGTGGCCGGAACCTCCAACCCCGCGTGAGGCACCTCCACGACGACCGGGGACTCCCCGCGCTCCGGCTCGATGAGGGTAAAGAGCGCCTTCTGCACGACAGCCCCCAACGCTAGCCTGATTTTGCGTCACGCGCGAGTCATGCGCGAGGGTGGGCGCGCGCATGGGCACGACGAACGTGCTCCTGGGCGACGCGGGTGTAGATTTCGGTTGTGCCGAGGTCAGCATGACCGAGCATGGCTTGAACCGCGCGCAAGTCGGCGCCGCCATGCAGAAGATGCGTAGCAAAGGAGTGGCGCAGCTTGTGCGGCGAGAGCGTGGCGGTGATGCCGGCGATGGCCGCGTAGCGCTTCAAGAGCTTCCAAAAGCCTTGCCGCGTGAGCGGCCCACCGCGCGGCGAGACGAAGAGGACCCGGGTGTCGGGGCGCGCATGACGGTTGCGCGCGCCCTCGACATAGGTCTTCACGTGCGCGAGCGCGACCTCGCCCACCGGCACCAGCCGCCGCTTTCCTCCTTTGCCGAGGCAGCTCACCACGCCGCGCTGCATGTCCAGCTCCGAGAGCTTGAGGGCGCATAGCTCGCTCACGCGCAGGCCCGACGCGTACATCAAATGAATCATGGCGGCGTCGCGCACGCCCCTCGGCTTCGCGAGGTTGGGCGTGGCCAAGAGGCGCTCCACCTCGGGGAAGGAGAGGATGCGCGGGAGCTTGCGTCCCAGCTTGGGGCGATCGATGAGCGCCGTGACGTCGGCGGGGATGACGCGTTCGCGCACCAGGAACCGAAAGAAGCCGCGCAGCGCGGAGAGCTGCCGCGCGCTCGAGCGGGCGCCGAACCCGCTGCGCACGTTGTCGGCCAAGAGCTCGGCGATGTGGGCGATCGTGATGGTCTTCACATCGTCCGTGGCCACGTGCGACGCGAGCCGGTTCAAGTCGCGCGCGTACGCGTCGAGCGAATTTTTGGCGAGCGCCCGCTCGACCCGCAGGTGGTTCAAATAAGCGTCGATCCAGCCGTACAAGTCCATGCGCGTAGGTCACGCCATGTTACGGGAGCCGCCCGCGCAATGCGATTTTTCAGCGGGCCGCCGCCGATCACGCCGCGGCCACGAGCTCGGCGAGCAGCGCGGTCGGATCGTCTTGCCGCATCAGGATCTCGCCGAGGAGGGCGCCATCGGCCCTTCCTCGGGCCACCGCGCGCACATCGTCGGGCGTCTTGAGGCCCGAGAGATGAAGCGCCACCCGCCCCTCGGGAATGGCCGCCACCAGGCTGGCCGCGCGCGCGGGATCCATGCGCAAGGTGTCGAGATCGCGCGCATTGACGCCGATGAGGCGCGCCTCCGTGGCGAGCGCGATGCGGAGCTCGGCCTCCGTGGCCACCTCCACCAGCGGCTCGAGGCCCGCGTCGCGCGCCGCCGTGACCAAGCTGCCCAGCTGCTCGGGGCTCACGATGCGCACGATGAGCAGCGCCAGATCGGCCCCCGCCGCCGAGGCGCGCCGGAGCTGCACGGGGTCCAAGATGAACTCCTTGGCGAGGATGGGCGTGGATAGCCCTTCGCTCTCCAAGGCCGCACGCACGCGCGTGACGTCCTCGTAGGAGCCCCCGAAGAAGGGACCGTCGCAAAGCACGCTGATGGCGCTCGCCCCCGCGCGGGCGTAGGCGCGCGCGCGATCGTCGACGCCCATGGCGGTCGAGAGCGCGCCCGCGCTCGGGCTCTTGCGCTTGATCTCCGTCAGGAGCCGCAGCGGTGCCCCCGATGGGCGGGCCAGCCGCTCGGCCACGCCTTCACGGCGCGCGCCGGGGGCCGCGGGGCTCTCCTTCGCTAGCTCGAGCTTCAGGGCCTCGATTTCGGCCCGTTTGGAGGCCACAATGGCGTCCAGAACCCTTTCGCGACGCGCTTCACCCATGGTCGGGCCGCCTCCTCGCGGTGGCTCTTCGCCAAGCTTCGAGCACCGCGATCGCCTTGCCGGAGACGATGGCCTCGCGCGCGCACGCAGCCGCATCCTTCGGATCGCGCGCCACGCCGGCCACCACCAGCGCCGCGGCCGCGTTGAGCACGACGGCGTCGGTCGCGGGGTGCGGCTCGCCGCGCAGGATCGTCAGGATGGCGCGCGCGTTCTCCTCGGCCGTGGAGCCGGCGAACGTCTCGCGCCCGCGCCGCTCGAGGCCGAAGTCCTCCGGCACCACCACGCGCTCGACGAAGGTGCCGTCCTCGGTGAGCTCGGTCACCTTGGTGGCGGACGACGCGCTCATTTCGTCGAGGCCGTCGTCGCTTCGGACGACCCAAGCGGCGCGCACGCCAAGGCGGGCGAGCGCCCGCGCCATCACCGGGCGAAGCGCATCGTCGTACACGCCGACCAGTTGATGGGTGGCCCGCGCCGGGTTGGCCAGCGGGCCGATGGCATTGAAGATCGTGCGCACGCCCAGCTCGCGCCGCGCCTGGGCCGCATGCTTCAGCGCCGGGTGGTGCGCGGGCGCAAACAGAAAGGCGATGCCCACCTCGGCCAGCACCTCGGCCTGGAGCGAGGGCGGAATGTCGGTCGGAACGCCCAGCGCCTCCAGCACGTCGGCGCTCCCGCACCGGCTCGAAACGGAGCGGTTTCCGTGTTTGGCCACGCGCGGGCCGCAGGCGGCGGCCACG contains these protein-coding regions:
- a CDS encoding type I polyketide synthase — encoded protein: MAKSSESVIPRRIDPSENIGAADLTPVSGLRTAREIGEGRERGWPGGLRRRLVGVSGSERTSILLGLVAGHVAGITGRGNPQIIEADAPWRQLGIYQKYANQLRDRLSEATGLRLPATSFFDYPTPGALVDYLVAELLGEHTAADVPEPEKSGMHDDPIAIVGMGCRYPGGITSPEQLWELVSAGRDAISTMPENRGWDVDGVYDPEPGQLGKTYTREGGFIHDVDQFDPAFFGISPREAAALDPQQRVLLETSWEALERAGIDPVSLRGSRTGVFVGIAYQDYGPNWHEPPKDFNGHLLMGSLTSAASGRVAYTLGLEGPALTVDTACSSSLVSLHLACQALRNGECSLALTGGATVMATPGVFLEFSVKRGLSADGRCKSFSKDADGTGWGEGAGMLVLERLSDARRNGHQVLALVRGTALNQDGASNGLTAPNGPAQKRVIRQALSNAGLTAAEVDAVDAHGTGTTLGDPIEAQALLATYGQGRPDGKPLALGSLKSNIGHTQAAAAVGSVIKMVMAMHHGVLPKTLHVSEPSPHIDWSAGAVSLLTEAKPWLRAGHPRRCGVSAFGVSGTNGHVILEEAPGAAVGVLETDDPESAPPASGVANCEPWTVSLLPFPISGKGAPALRAQAAQLGLRWEAADWEPIDVGYSLAARTHFKHRAVVLAEGREGVLRGLTAIANEQSAPGIFQGVVQPGGKLAFLFTGQGSQRLGMGRALYEAFPPFADAFDTVCAQLDGHLGRSLREVIFADESSPDAQLLDQTVYTQTALFAVEVSLFRLMEAWGITPHFLIGHSIGELTAAHVAGVIALEDACALVAARGRLMQACRPGGAMVAVQGREDEVRATLPEGGMVDIATVNGPLSTVIAGDEEAVMEVARAWEAKGRKIKRLRVSHAFHSPHMDSMLDTFRRVAESVAFAPPAIPIVSNVTGELATAQELGSAEYWVRHVRQAVRFFDGMRTLQDKGVTAFLELGPDAILTAMGQGCLSEEHSERAVLVPSLRAKRPEVETLMTALAELYVRGVDVNWQAAFTGRGPQRIDLPTYAFQRQRFWLEAPRLAPEGGAAPATNPVAKWHYRVTWNPFQPSAPPRTGGTWLALVPASRSNDARVATVLRGLEGSGASVIRMELQGSDAHRETLRARLEQELAAEGVRGVLSLLALDEAPHGEHRALATGVALTVAATQALHDLNTQIPLWCVTQGAVSISDADALQSPTQAMVWGLGRIVGLEQPTRWGGLIDLPAGDANLDPASASALARVLASEHGDEAEREIALRGENAWVRRLVRAETPAPEKPWQPQGTVLITGGTGALGAQSARWLARHGAKRLVLVSRRGLNAPGAPELMAELVALGTHVTVAACDIADSNAIVKLLTSLPEPVTSVVHAAGVVGRIAPLTDTTLEEFAEVVAGKVEGAVHFDALTALPSIPALDAFVLFSSVAGTWGARGQTAYGAANAFLEALAHQRRTRGLPTTSVAWGPWAEAGMAADPTLDKHLRRHGVPPMAPTVATEALWQAVARGDTALTVIDVNWPTFLPTLSPGRTIRLFDDIPETRPAPASSPSADAPAEATPANAPSPWVQRLAAASEAEIRPILVELVRTHAAAILGYGSPNDVDPEVRFLDLGFDSLAAVDLRKRLVASTGLKLHAAIVLEHPNCVALSQQVAKAWAEHAPRAAAAPTANQGAAGEAGDANASAVSPTASIRLLYRSACQRMLVAEGIQLLRACAKLRPVMQNAEEFGKPMEAVKLAEGPKTALVCLPPIVAPSGPHNYAHLAARFHKERDVYAFANPGFGDGEPLPATREVVIKMHADAIRRQMGDTPFMLAGYSSGGWVVHAVAAYLEKQGVFPKAVVFLDALPVRERAWEKVHRPLQTLAVREQSFGLTTDDQLTAMAGYFDQFEHWKPESIQAPIVLIRATEPIPEWKAEDVQEEFWKATWDIPLEILDVPGDHFTLMNEQVETTADILRGWFARNGA
- the rpmB gene encoding 50S ribosomal protein L28, which translates into the protein MAKSDITGKRKLKAQNVSHSNIKTKRWQNLNIQTRRLWVPELNKFVTLNVTTRDLRTIDKIGLSEFAKQHNAKLA
- a CDS encoding N-formylglutamate amidohydrolase, which gives rise to MQKALFTLIEPERGESPVVVEVPHAGLEVPATYLANLTAPARSIAQDADLYVDELYADAPSEGATLLVAHTSRYVLDLNRGEEDWDREAVAAPASFRGGTNHGSARMPRGLVWRLTTDGQPALARPLSLAELDERIDRIHRPYHRTLWSVLERKRERFGYAVLLAAHSMPSSARTLNGEPGAPRADIVPGTQGRTTSASVFIECVDAHARAYGYTVRHDDPYRGGFSARHYGQPHKGLHAVQVELARRLYMDERSLARGVGFDAVRNWCRSLVAKLVRTALR
- the xerD gene encoding site-specific tyrosine recombinase XerD; this encodes MDLYGWIDAYLNHLRVERALAKNSLDAYARDLNRLASHVATDDVKTITIAHIAELLADNVRSGFGARSSARQLSALRGFFRFLVRERVIPADVTALIDRPKLGRKLPRILSFPEVERLLATPNLAKPRGVRDAAMIHLMYASGLRVSELCALKLSELDMQRGVVSCLGKGGKRRLVPVGEVALAHVKTYVEGARNRHARPDTRVLFVSPRGGPLTRQGFWKLLKRYAAIAGITATLSPHKLRHSFATHLLHGGADLRAVQAMLGHADLGTTEIYTRVAQEHVRRAHARAHPRA
- a CDS encoding indole-3-glycerol-phosphate synthase, whose product is MGEARRERVLDAIVASKRAEIEALKLELAKESPAAPGARREGVAERLARPSGAPLRLLTEIKRKSPSAGALSTAMGVDDRARAYARAGASAISVLCDGPFFGGSYEDVTRVRAALESEGLSTPILAKEFILDPVQLRRASAAGADLALLIVRIVSPEQLGSLVTAARDAGLEPLVEVATEAELRIALATEARLIGVNARDLDTLRMDPARAASLVAAIPEGRVALHLSGLKTPDDVRAVARGRADGALLGEILMRQDDPTALLAELVAAA
- the trpD gene encoding anthranilate phosphoribosyltransferase, coding for MSPITFAEVLARLTAREPDAVTVRAAFDAILRGEWTPMQTGAFAVALRLAGETSEIIVAAAEALRATMTTVDVTGGGTVLDTCGTGGDGSHTINLSTAAAIVAAACGPRVAKHGNRSVSSRCGSADVLEALGVPTDIPPSLQAEVLAEVGIAFLFAPAHHPALKHAAQARRELGVRTIFNAIGPLANPARATHQLVGVYDDALRPVMARALARLGVRAAWVVRSDDGLDEMSASSATKVTELTEDGTFVERVVVPEDFGLERRGRETFAGSTAEENARAILTILRGEPHPATDAVVLNAAAALVVAGVARDPKDAAACAREAIVSGKAIAVLEAWRRATARRRPDHG